GCTACGCAAACTTAATACCACTTCTTTATTAATTTCCTCTTCTTTTACCTCACCAGTAGGAGAAATCACAGTACCGTAGAGCCCCTCGTTCTTATATATGATTGTCTGATAAGCGTATTTTTTGGTCAAATATTTGTATACTTTAGATTGTGCGTTTGTACTCATAACTAACCAAGTAACTGGCTTAAACTGCCCTAGGCCTACTGCACCCGAACCTATTGTATTAGTTGCGTTGGCCTTCCACCTAGATTCAGCATAAATAAGTGCAGCTAGACCTTCCGGCAGGAAATCATATTTTTTTGCTGTTTCAATAATATAACTGCGATACTTCTCCGCCAGTGGAGGTAGGAGCAGCCCCTCACTGACATTACCTATATTACTGACACTGGTGGGTATTCCACCTTCAGTGCGGGTAGTCTGATTGATCGGTAGCGTCTGGCTCGCTGGAAGCTTATTGGGTGTAGACTTTGAGGGAGTAGCCGGTGTGGTTAGGGGGGTATTATTGTTTTTGGCTTTTTCTTTTTCCTGCTGCTTGGTAGATTGCTGAGTACCTGTTTTCACCAAGGTACTTCCCTTGACCACCATCTCTCTTGAGCTTATTCTCAGGGTTTTATTACCTAATGGTGCTTTGGGATGGTTAGCAATAACTATAAATTGTTTTTTATCTAGGTGCTGTAATTCGACCTTAATACCTTTGGTACTGTCCTCAATAAGGATCCCGGCCACGGAACCGTTGCCATCGGTAATATAGTCGCGAGTTTTACCATCAAAAGTCAGTTTGAGCTTGGTATCTTTAAGTGGCCGCCACCTGAGATCACAAATATTTAAATTAAGCTGTGTATCATATGTTTTTTCCTTTGAAGGTAGCACCAACATCTGCCCTGGATGAATAATGTGTTGTTTTGCCTTGGTGTTAAGACCGTTAATGCTATTAAGATCGTTAATTTCAACACCAAAGCGACGGCTAATCTTCCATAAACTGTCACCCGGTTGAACAGTATATTGCTCCATTATCACTCCTCCTTCAAAGTATTAAACTCTTCATCGTATTGCGGGCCATGATCATCATCAAACGACTCATCATCAGTTTCTTCATCAGGTGCCTCGTCATCATCAGTGAAGAGACTAGTCCATACATCATCACCAATAATGGCATGAAAACTTTTGTTATCCTGCAACTCGAAAACCCCAGTTTCACCATCACCAAATGTGGATGACCACAGGTTTTCTTTATTATCACTGTCAAATAGCCTGACCTTCATGACTGACGGTGCTGCATTACCCTGCGCATCTAATAACATAAACTTGATTGCCTGAGGGCCACTGCCTGGTAACTCTGGTAGAGTCGACTCTATAGATGCGGGGCCACTGTATAAAAGTTTGCTTTGCTTCATGGTGATATCACCAGGGCAACCCAATTCAATATTGCCACCTGAAAGGCGAATATAAGCCCCACCGGCACAGTTCAACGTCACCGTATTCGCTGCTGTCAAGGTGATATTATCAGTGGTACTGGTTAGTGAAATATTATGCTTAGCAACGATATCAATATTTCCTGACTGTGCCTGAGAAATAAGATCGCCTTTTGACGCAATCGTCTCGACGCCCTCACTTTCTGTAAAGAGAGATATCTTCTTAACCGCCGCTAAAGAGATATTTTGCATCGCTCCCAGTTCGGCACTTTGACCTGACGTCATATAGATATTGTCACTGGCGGCCACTTGAAAATGACCACCGCTCGCCAATGCAACCCCTTCAGGGGCACTTGCAAGTAACACAGCCTGTTTAAGTTCAAGCAGCTTTTCCTCCATTAATTTCTGTTGCTGCTCGTAATGTAAGACTTGAGCCTTTGCCACTTGTGCCGATTGAGAAAGCGACTCCATCCGGCTAAGAGCTTGAGACAGCAATGCCTGCATAGCCGCCATATCCAGCATCTCCCCCCCCGCAGATGGCTGTTTATCCGCACTGATAAACACCCCTTTGCCCCCACGTACCGCTACCCAATCATCGGTACGCAGCTCGGCACCTTCGCCCCGTAGATTGCGCTGGGCATCTACATTGTGCCCGAGGTTCAATTGGGTCTTGCCGCCGTACTCGGTGCTGAGCTTGATATGCTCTTCGCCGCGTTTGTCTTCCATGCGCAGCTTGTTGAACGCAGGAGTACGGATCACGTTGCGGGTGTTATTTTTTTCGGTCACATGGTCGGTATGACGCGAGTCGTGCAGGGCATGAGCGATATACGGGCGGTCCGGGTCACCGTCATGGAAGGCTATCGCTACCTCGGTGCCCTGTATCAGCGGGAAGTGAATGCCGTACACATCGCCACCGTAAGGTTTGGCAAGTCGCAGCGGCATACTCTCCTGCCCCTGTGCTTTATCATCCTGATCTGCATCAAATTTCACCCGATACAAACCGGAGGTGTCCTGCCAGGCATAAATATCGTTGGCCTTCGCGCTGGTCACCCGCGCCATCATGGTGCCGCTGACTTTTGGACGGGGAAGCAATGCCGGGCGCCAGCACAGAGTTTCACTATACGGAACCGCGGCGAGTGTCACTTTCAGTGCATCTTTACGGCTGGCGCTAAACCCAGTGCGAACCACGACCATCGGTTGTGTCAACAACTCCGGCAGGGTAGATGGGATTGATGCGTCGGTTACCGTCAGTACCTGGGCAGGATGTAATGTTGGATCGGTGCTAAGACCGGTGATCAGCGTTTGTGCTGATAAAAAACGCTCATGATCGAGGCGGGCAAGGAAGTTGGCGGTTTCCGCTGTAGGGTCTATTTTATCGCCGGTATCCAGATGGCGCGGTTTGTAGTGATACACTTCACCATAAGTGACCCCTTCACCGTCGCCGCGCGTCATGTCTGCTCGGGTGGACTGCAACACCTTCTGCGCTTCACGGTAGTTGTAATCTTTCGCAGTAACGCTGGCCTCAACGACATTGTGATGTACATTCAGTCCCCAGACTGACTCTACTCCGCTGTCACTCATGCCTGACGGGCTATTCAGCGGCAGAGATTTACCAAACTCATAGGCACTCTGCTTATCAGCAAAATGCACCACTTCAGTCTGGGTGTCTGGCTGCAAAGTGAAGAAATAAAATATCCCCATCTCTGAGAGCAACCGCTCAATAAATTTAAGGTCTGTCTCTTGATACTGGTTTATTTGCTCACGTTTTGGGTAGGTCTGTTTCAGCGTGAACTCATATTCCCAGTCCTTCAGGCCATGTTCTTGAAGTATCTGCTCGACAACTTCGGGTACCGATTTATTAACAAAGAAACGGTGTGTTCGGTACTGGTTATCCAATAATACGATGAAAGGTTCTAGCGTGATCTGATAATTAACCTGGTCGGCTGAACCCGATATCCGGCGAAAATCGGTGATAACACCGTGTACCACTTTCTGTTCCATCAAACTCTGCAACAAGCCAGTTCCCATCGTCAGCGTTGCTGGTTTGCGCAGTAATTGGTCCGCATCAATATTTTTGTCTGTGCTGGTGAACAGTATATTGTAGTGATATGTATTGCTGAGCCCCTCATTGCCGCTGAAATCTTCGACGTCCAATGGTGACAGGCAGGAAGGAATATCAAGGCGGTAGCGATTCAGAGTAGTTCCGGTGAGTTTTGATAATGTGTTCTGTAGCGTATTAGTAAGATTCATGGGTTTTACTCCGTGGTAATAACCTGCTTATTTCAAGTACAAAACAGGCAAAACCTACCTTTATCGTTAAATTTTGCTGGCGACGGATGGCTCATCATATTCGCGTTTAGTTAGCGGCACGTCATAAGCCCTTCTATTGAGCATTTCAAATCCCAATACAAAATGTCTTGGATGGTTACCCTTATCTTTGGACTCAATAACGAGTTGAACAATAAAAGGTCCGGTGGAGGTATCAGGAAGATGATAAAACGAAGGTGGGATACAAAGTTTCCCATCTATAATTGTTAGATTAGGTTCATCTGTGAATGTCCCTTCTTTAGGGGGGGCACTCCTGAGATTAATAGATATAAAAACAGGCTGATAATCTTGTGCATTAGGAATAAAGAAGCATACCGAATCACCATTCATGTAGGTGCTGGCCGTCTCAGAGGGGTAATACTTCATTTTTCCCCATGGACATCCTGTTAACATCAATAAGCAAAATAAAGACAACATCGTGAAAAATAGGAAACGCAGTTTGTTTCTTATCACCAAGGAAACCCTCGCAGTACATTTCGGTATGATTTTCTTATTACAATTTCAGAAATATCGCCATCTAGAGTAATAATATTATTTCTTCTCAATCGCCTCCAGGCACTATAATCACGCGCCTGCAATGTAAAGTTATCCGCAATAATTTGCGCTTGTTGCTCCATGGGATATTCGCTTAACAGCCGTCCATCGAGTTTATATCTGTAACTGACCAGCCAACTAACCAGCCCTCTCGCAATGACATTCATTCCTTTGGCTCGCTGCCATACATGGCTCATTTCATGAATGAACAAATGTTGTAAATTATCTGTTGTCTGCGAGAAATCATCCCGGTACTCATTACGGAAATAAATCTCACCATTCGGCGTCATTGCTGTATGTTCATCTTGCAGATTAAAAGGCAGGTAACTACCATGATGGATCCAGACAGTGTGGTACTCGATAGTTGATCCGAAAACTGACCTCGCCAGCTCCGTCTCTCCCGAGGTCAGCAACCGGATACCCCCTTCCTTTAATGTGTCCTTATTTTCCTCAGTCATCACCAAACTCCAACGTGATCCCTTCGGCTTCATCCCAGCCCAACGTCAACGAGGTAGTGCGCTGTTGCTCGCTCATACGGCTTAACAGTTGTTGGCTCAGCACCGGCAAGATTTGCTGATTCAGCAGGCTGTCGATGTTGCGCGCGCCGGTGTCGGGCAGCAGGCAGGCAGCGACCAGCGTGTCGTACAGGCTTTCTTCAATAGTGCATTGCAGGCCGTAATGTTTGTTCAGGCGTTTAGCGACCTGTGCCAGTTTCATTTCAACGATGGTACGCAGCGCGGTGGCATCCAGTGGGCGGTAGATCAGGGTCTGGAAGCGGGCCAGCAAGGCAGGCTGGAAGTGGTCGCGCAGGATCGGGCACAGCAGTTCGTGCAAATCACTGTGAGTCGCTTCCGGTTGTTCATCGAGCAATTGCATAAGATGATCACTGCCCAGATTGGCAGTCATCAGGATCACGGTGTTACGAAAATCAATTTCGCGCCCTTCACCGTCGCGCATAAAGCCACGGTCAAACACCTGATAGAACAGGTTGATGACATCGGCGTGCGCTTTCTCAACTTCATCGAGCAGCACCACGCTGTACGGGCGCTTACGCACTGCTTCGGTCAGAATGCCACCCTGACCGTAACCGACATAGCCCGGTGGCGAGCCTTTGAGCTGGGAAACGGTGTGCGCCTCCTGATATTCGGACATGTTGATGGTGATCAGCGATTTCTCGCCACCGAACAGTGTGTCGGCCAGTGCCAGCGCGGTTTCGGTTTTACCCACCCCACTTGGCCCGACCAGCAGGAACACCCCCAGCGGGCCATTTTCGGACGTCAGACCGGTTTTGGCGGCGCGCAGGCGTTGCGCCATCTCAACCAGCGCTGCATCCTGACCGACCACGCGGGTCGCGAGATGGTTTTCCAGTTGCAACAAATCGGTCTGTTCGTCTTTCAGCAGGCTACTCAGCGGCACGCCGGTCCAGTCGGCGATAACCGTTGCCACAGTACGCACATCAACATCCAGCGACAGCAGCGGCGCATTGCCCTGAATCTGGCTGAGTTCTGCCTGCAACGTGGCCAGATGTGCCGCGTTGGCGATATCCTGACGCGCGTCGATAATCAGGGTGGTGAGGCGTTGCTCTGCTTCATATTGCTGTGCAAGCTGCTGCTGTCCAACCAGCAGTGCTGTGCGACGTTGATCAATCTCAGATAAGCGCGTTGAACCGATGTTCGGCAGCAGGAGTAAATCCTGTTCAATGGCCTGTTGCTCCATCGCCAATGCAGCCAGTTCGGCGTTAATTTCCATCAGCGCTTCTGGCAGGGTGTCGATGCTCATCCGCACGCGGGCACCGGCAGTGTCGAGCAGGTCCACCGCTTTATCCGGCAGTTGGCGGCCCGTCAGGAAGCGCCGCGATAAGGTAACCGCAGCGGTAATAGCAGAATCCAGAATGTGCACGCCGTGGTGCTGGGCGTAACGGCCTTTTAAGCCGCGCAGCATCAGGCTGGCTTTGGCATCGTCCGGCTCGTCAACTTTCACCATCTGGAAGCGGCGTTCCAGAGCGGCATCCCGTTCAAAATACTGTTTGTATTCCGACCAAGTGGTAGCAGCGATGGTGCGCAGTTCACCACGCGCCAGTGCTGGTTTCAGCAGGTTGGCGGCATCTGCGCCACCGGCCTGATTACCGGCACCGATGATGGTATGGGCTTCGTCGATAAACAGCAGCACTGGCGTCGGTGATTGTTGTACCGCCTCGATAACATTTTTCAGGCGCTGTTCGAACTCGCCTTTGACCCCAGCCCCGGCTTGCAACAGGCCCAAGTCCAGGGTGCGCAGGCTGACGGTTTTCAGGCTATCCGGTACGTTACCTTCGGCAATTCGCAGCGCCAGCCCTTCAACCAGCGCGGTTTTACCCACACCCGGTTCACCGACCAGAATCGGGTTGTTTTTACGGCGGCGCGACAGGATATCGACCATCTGGCGGATCTCGGTATCGCGACCAAAAATTGGGTCAATCTGCCCGGTTTTCGCTTTGGCGGTGACGTCCAACGTAAATTTATCCAGCGCCGCTTGCAGGGCGTCATTGAGTTGCTGCTGGCCGCTGGTAGAGGGAGTAGTCGCTGCCTCATTGGTCAGATTGACCGGGTTGTCTGCCAGTGCCGCAGCCTGCTGAACTTCAGGGCGCTCGTCGGATTGGCTGTCCAGCAACGGTAACAGGCGGTGTAACTGGGTGGTGCTCAGGCTGAGCAACGGCCATCCCGCCTCTGCGGTCAATAATGATGGCGAATTTATCAGGGCAGATAACAGATGAACGGAACGCACCGCATCAGCATTTTCCTGCAACGAGGCATCCAGCCAGGCACTTTTGATCAGTTGCTGTAACGCGGCTGACAACTGAGGTTTGCCCTGCACCGTGCGCGGCAACGTATCCAGATGGGCCAGCAACCCCTGCCACAGGCTGTCCATGTCCCACTCATAACGCCGGGCAATCACCGTGATATCGCCTTCACCCTGTTCCAGCAATTTCAATAACCAGTGTTCAACGGTTATCTCGGCATGGGCGCGGGTCTGACACAGGGTTGCAGCACCGGCCAGTGCCTGCGCGCAATAGGGATTTAACCGACGTAATAAGTGTGCTGAATGCGTTGTCATAAATTTTCTTCCTTGTATGCGAAACCTAGTACGTTAGCCGGTTTCAACTGGCGTTATTGTCGCCGTCAGTTTGTACACGGACAGCGCGCAAGGCCCGGAGCGTACACGCAGTACGTGACGGCGCCGAGCACTGCCCAGGTGCAAAATGGCAAGTAAAATAGCCAGATGAAGCTGGCTTCGGGCACGCTACCGCCCATAGCCATAAACCAAGGCCCATAAGGTCATCTGATAAAATGTCAGTGCGTTTAGCGAAATACCGAGGCGCCGATGCTCAGCTAAAAACACAAAAAGCAGACGGCGAACCGCCTGCTGCTGCGGGTTACCCTAAATAATTCGTGTTGCAGGCAGGCGGCAAGTGAACGAATCCCTGGGAGCATAGATAACTATGTGACCAGGGTGAGCGAACGTCGCCAACGCACCTGCGGCGCGAAGAATGACGGGTAATTACGCGGTAGTACGCTCGTTCCAAGAATCGGAATGAATGATGTTGCCGTCTTTGTAAGTCCAGGTGATTTTTTCGTAACGCAACTCAATGGCTTCGAGGTGATTGTGTTTCTCTTTGGCCGGATCCTTGATGTCGTGCATCTTCGGTGCCACTTTCACCAGCTTCACGTTCTCAAGCTTGGTATTGAAATATTCCACTTCCTGGCCCGCATCGTTAATGCGATACCATTTGAACTCAGCGGATTTCAGGGTCTGGCCGGTGGTTACCGCTTTGTACAGGTACGGGCTGGATGAGTCGATTTCCTTGGTGAACAGGAACGGGGTATGGATACGGGTGCCGGTCAGCTTGCCCGTGTTGTTGTCTGTCGGGATATACAGGTTATGTTCCTGTGCTACGATCTCAATGCTGCCTTCGCGATCTTTAACATCTACGGAACCTTTAATGTCCGCACCGCCATCATCTTTCAGCCACAGATATACTGGAATTGCCATGGTTTACTTCTCCATTTCTTGAGTTGAGACGTCACTTTCATCCTGTGACGCTGTTTTTACGCCTGGCAGGCGACAGGCATCGGCCTGCGGTACCAGACTGATTTCGACACGGCGGTTGAGCGCACGGCCCGCTTCCGTATCGTTAGATTTCAGAGGACGACTCTGGCCATAGCCCTGGACGGCAAAGCAGCTTTCTGGAATATCCCCGGTATCGCGCATCCAGTTGCGTACCGATTCCGCCCGCTTAAGCGACAGAGCCTGATTCGACTTATCATCACCCGTAATATCGGTGTGCCCCGCCACCACGATCAACCAGCCCGGCTTGGCTTTAATCCCAACCAGCGCATTGATAAGCACTTTGGTGGAGCCAGATTTGAGCATTGATTGACCCACGTCAAAGAGCGACAGGCTATCCAGACGGAGGGTTTGGGATCCCTGAACGATTTGATTGATCACCGGTGGTGGTGGCAGTGGCGGAGTCCAGCTATTGATAGCGATATCCAGCGGAGCCCTAAGCCGCAGCCCTTGATACAAACCCAGTGACAAACGCATGGGTGCACCACGGCGTAACCAGTCATCCAGCAAGTGTGCATCCGCACGCAGTTGCTGCTGAGCCAGAGCCTTAGGGGCAGGAGGTGTACCCGTAAGCCGGTTGTATAACGACAAATGATCGCTGACGCTCTGCACCAGACGCTGGTTATTGATAAAGGATGCCAGCAGGGCAAAGAGTAAAAATACACCGCACAGCACACCGGCCATCTGACAGGTCAGCATCAGACGTGAGACGCCGCGGCGGCGAGGCAGATAAGGTAGTAACACCTCTGGCAACGGCAGGTTATCTTCTGGGGTGGCAACCCTCGGCGTCAGCGTGGTTACCTCACTAATGTGTGCCTGCCACAGGTTATTCTGACGCCCTGCAACCGGTGTAAAGCAGCAGCCCCATGTGCACGGGGTAAGCGCAGGTACATCCCCTTGCCGCTGTGTCAGGATGCTCAGAACATGTTCATCAAGCCAGGACAGAAGACTCTCCATCCAGAGTACGGAGCTCAACCTTTCCTGAACGTTGCAGGACTCTTGATACTGACTCCATTGAACCAGCGGCATGATGCCTGCCCCCGCTTCTTGAACCTGAATGCCTTTCTGCCCCGGAGTGACCGTATACCACCGTTCGGCCTGCGCAGATGAAGCCACAGGTGGTGAAAGCCAGGTGCCTAACCAGACCGGAGGGATCCCCCCAAGCCATCCTTTGCACTGCACGATAGCCCGTTGCCAGGCACGCAGGGATTGTGAAAAATCATCCAGGCTCTGATGTTGCTCTGGCACGATAGCCAGTAATACCGAGATCTGCGCAATCAGCGCCGGGC
The sequence above is drawn from the Yersinia intermedia genome and encodes:
- a CDS encoding type VI secretion system Vgr family protein, which produces MNLTNTLQNTLSKLTGTTLNRYRLDIPSCLSPLDVEDFSGNEGLSNTYHYNILFTSTDKNIDADQLLRKPATLTMGTGLLQSLMEQKVVHGVITDFRRISGSADQVNYQITLEPFIVLLDNQYRTHRFFVNKSVPEVVEQILQEHGLKDWEYEFTLKQTYPKREQINQYQETDLKFIERLLSEMGIFYFFTLQPDTQTEVVHFADKQSAYEFGKSLPLNSPSGMSDSGVESVWGLNVHHNVVEASVTAKDYNYREAQKVLQSTRADMTRGDGEGVTYGEVYHYKPRHLDTGDKIDPTAETANFLARLDHERFLSAQTLITGLSTDPTLHPAQVLTVTDASIPSTLPELLTQPMVVVRTGFSASRKDALKVTLAAVPYSETLCWRPALLPRPKVSGTMMARVTSAKANDIYAWQDTSGLYRVKFDADQDDKAQGQESMPLRLAKPYGGDVYGIHFPLIQGTEVAIAFHDGDPDRPYIAHALHDSRHTDHVTEKNNTRNVIRTPAFNKLRMEDKRGEEHIKLSTEYGGKTQLNLGHNVDAQRNLRGEGAELRTDDWVAVRGGKGVFISADKQPSAGGEMLDMAAMQALLSQALSRMESLSQSAQVAKAQVLHYEQQQKLMEEKLLELKQAVLLASAPEGVALASGGHFQVAASDNIYMTSGQSAELGAMQNISLAAVKKISLFTESEGVETIASKGDLISQAQSGNIDIVAKHNISLTSTTDNITLTAANTVTLNCAGGAYIRLSGGNIELGCPGDITMKQSKLLYSGPASIESTLPELPGSGPQAIKFMLLDAQGNAAPSVMKVRLFDSDNKENLWSSTFGDGETGVFELQDNKSFHAIIGDDVWTSLFTDDDEAPDEETDDESFDDDHGPQYDEEFNTLKEE
- a CDS encoding OmpA family protein, coding for MRGLTQLLLLLLGACLALWLILGFWPLGMGSRVALSMLVVILCAAVGYFQWRKYNGNKVAHQSIADSTLPPEDFQGAVILVCGDSDALFSTSASFRETRQGWYLAVKLPEQLPILAQHLAAERPALIAQISVLLAIVPEQHQSLDDFSQSLRAWQRAIVQCKGWLGGIPPVWLGTWLSPPVASSAQAERWYTVTPGQKGIQVQEAGAGIMPLVQWSQYQESCNVQERLSSVLWMESLLSWLDEHVLSILTQRQGDVPALTPCTWGCCFTPVAGRQNNLWQAHISEVTTLTPRVATPEDNLPLPEVLLPYLPRRRGVSRLMLTCQMAGVLCGVFLLFALLASFINNQRLVQSVSDHLSLYNRLTGTPPAPKALAQQQLRADAHLLDDWLRRGAPMRLSLGLYQGLRLRAPLDIAINSWTPPLPPPPVINQIVQGSQTLRLDSLSLFDVGQSMLKSGSTKVLINALVGIKAKPGWLIVVAGHTDITGDDKSNQALSLKRAESVRNWMRDTGDIPESCFAVQGYGQSRPLKSNDTEAGRALNRRVEISLVPQADACRLPGVKTASQDESDVSTQEMEK
- the tssH gene encoding type VI secretion system ATPase TssH, with protein sequence MTTHSAHLLRRLNPYCAQALAGAATLCQTRAHAEITVEHWLLKLLEQGEGDITVIARRYEWDMDSLWQGLLAHLDTLPRTVQGKPQLSAALQQLIKSAWLDASLQENADAVRSVHLLSALINSPSLLTAEAGWPLLSLSTTQLHRLLPLLDSQSDERPEVQQAAALADNPVNLTNEAATTPSTSGQQQLNDALQAALDKFTLDVTAKAKTGQIDPIFGRDTEIRQMVDILSRRRKNNPILVGEPGVGKTALVEGLALRIAEGNVPDSLKTVSLRTLDLGLLQAGAGVKGEFEQRLKNVIEAVQQSPTPVLLFIDEAHTIIGAGNQAGGADAANLLKPALARGELRTIAATTWSEYKQYFERDAALERRFQMVKVDEPDDAKASLMLRGLKGRYAQHHGVHILDSAITAAVTLSRRFLTGRQLPDKAVDLLDTAGARVRMSIDTLPEALMEINAELAALAMEQQAIEQDLLLLPNIGSTRLSEIDQRRTALLVGQQQLAQQYEAEQRLTTLIIDARQDIANAAHLATLQAELSQIQGNAPLLSLDVDVRTVATVIADWTGVPLSSLLKDEQTDLLQLENHLATRVVGQDAALVEMAQRLRAAKTGLTSENGPLGVFLLVGPSGVGKTETALALADTLFGGEKSLITINMSEYQEAHTVSQLKGSPPGYVGYGQGGILTEAVRKRPYSVVLLDEVEKAHADVINLFYQVFDRGFMRDGEGREIDFRNTVILMTANLGSDHLMQLLDEQPEATHSDLHELLCPILRDHFQPALLARFQTLIYRPLDATALRTIVEMKLAQVAKRLNKHYGLQCTIEESLYDTLVAACLLPDTGARNIDSLLNQQILPVLSQQLLSRMSEQQRTTSLTLGWDEAEGITLEFGDD
- a CDS encoding putative T6SS immunity periplasmic lipoprotein, producing MIRNKLRFLFFTMLSLFCLLMLTGCPWGKMKYYPSETASTYMNGDSVCFFIPNAQDYQPVFISINLRSAPPKEGTFTDEPNLTIIDGKLCIPPSFYHLPDTSTGPFIVQLVIESKDKGNHPRHFVLGFEMLNRRAYDVPLTKREYDEPSVASKI
- the hcp gene encoding type VI secretion system effector Hcp, which codes for MAIPVYLWLKDDGGADIKGSVDVKDREGSIEIVAQEHNLYIPTDNNTGKLTGTRIHTPFLFTKEIDSSSPYLYKAVTTGQTLKSAEFKWYRINDAGQEVEYFNTKLENVKLVKVAPKMHDIKDPAKEKHNHLEAIELRYEKITWTYKDGNIIHSDSWNERTTA